Genomic window (Lewinellaceae bacterium):
AGAAAGATTGCTGCCCGGAAGCAGCGACGCGCCTTGCCAGGAAGAGTTCGAAATTCATTCGGGGCAAAGATAGGGTTTGAGGGGAGAAAGTGGGAATTATGTCTTTTTATAATCTTCGATATTAATTTGTTCAAGATTAATATACTCCTCTTTGAGATGATCAAAATCTTTATCTGTCGTGATCAATTTCAAACCATAAATGCTCGCCGTGGCCGCTGTCCAGATATCATTCTTTCCCATGTTTCTCGATGAAAAGTCCACCTTTTTGTTTTTCAGCTTGCCCATCTATGTCTCCATACCGAGAGATTATTTCCTGATAATTTAAACCAACCTTAGCAATCTTGCTTAAAATCTCATTTATTTTCCTCTATAATTCCTCTCTCCATGAGAAATAAGTATTTTTTGCTCTTCAATCTCCAACTCGATTAGGAATTTGTTCTTTTTTAATGATTCAATCATTATTCAAATTTTACAGGTATGATCTAAAATCAGTTAACCGAGATTGCACACAATTTTCATTTACCTCCCCCTACCCTACTTGCAAATACCTTAATTACCGCCCCTACCCATTTGTAACCGATTATATGTATTTACAAACGCTTCAAACCTCTTAGTACAATTCTACCACCTTTCCCCTTCTAATCCGACCCTATGAGTAGCAATACCCCAATTTAAACAAGTCTCGACGCAACAACAATATTGGTTTAGAAAAATTTCAGGATTCTTTCATAAAATGTCAATATCGAGTATACCCACAAAAGCCATAAGCGGAAATGAAAGGAAGTTTTCTGGTTGAAAACTTGTACGTCTGTGTGCTAAACAATTTAAAACATATAGACCTGATTTTATACAAACGGAAACTATTCGTTACTGCCGAGCTACTATCGGCAAAAACGGGGGGGGGTATTCGCTCCCCCTCACCGCCCCAAATCACTCACCTTCTCCAACCCCAGCCGCCGCCCCATTTCCTCCCGAATCATCAGGGCGTAGGTATTGTTGAAGCCCAGGGGTTGCAGCCACTCGATGCCGTACTGTTCCCGAAACTGCGCCTGGACGTAATCGTAAACCGCATCCGAATCGGCGATGATATCCAGGACAACGCTGTCGGGCGTATCCAGCAGCACCTGCAGGCCGGTGCCGGTGTATTCCGGATACAGGGCGATTTCTCCTGCCAGCAGGGCGTCGAAGCAAATCTTGGTGCCGCCCAGGCCGGAGCGGGCATCCGTATCCAGGCCGGTATAGCCGTTGATGAGTTGGCTGAA
Coding sequences:
- a CDS encoding PIN domain-containing protein yields the protein MGKLKNKKVDFSSRNMGKNDIWTAATASIYGLKLITTDKDFDHLKEEYINLEQINIEDYKKT